One region of Corynebacterium capitovis DSM 44611 genomic DNA includes:
- the rnpA gene encoding ribonuclease P protein component → MLPKAHKLSSSADFRQTMRSGARAGSRTVVVHLRARTETAIIGGPRFGLVVSKQVGNAVARHSLSRKLRHVCFAARGDLDRSYDIVVRALPPAAAATCAELADDVSSCIDRARRKLPVTPGPELR, encoded by the coding sequence GTGCTTCCCAAGGCGCACAAACTGTCGTCCTCGGCTGACTTTCGTCAGACGATGAGGTCGGGTGCGCGGGCGGGGTCCCGCACCGTCGTGGTGCATCTGCGAGCCCGGACCGAGACCGCCATCATCGGCGGCCCGCGGTTCGGGCTCGTCGTGTCCAAGCAAGTGGGCAACGCCGTCGCGCGGCATTCGCTGTCGCGCAAGCTCCGCCACGTGTGCTTCGCGGCGCGGGGTGACCTCGATCGCTCGTACGACATCGTCGTTCGCGCCCTGCCCCCCGCTGCCGCGGCCACATGCGCGGAGCTTGCCGACGATGTGTCGTCTTGCATCGATCGCGCGCGCCGCAAGCTTCCGGTGACACCGGGGCCGGAGCTGAGGTAG
- a CDS encoding ParB/RepB/Spo0J family partition protein: MAQERKGGLGRGLAALIPSSPATTDTTGKTGRLGEGAADVIIGGSKRPRASEKVSGAPSVPGAPTVSPSAPSPASVAVPVGARYQEIPVGQIQPNPKQPRQVFDDEELAELVHSIKEFGLLQPIVVRETQDGFELIMGERRWRAASRAGLKHIPAIVRETNDADMLRDALLENIHRVQLNPLEEAAAYQQLLEEFGVTQEQLADRLGRSRPVITNAIRLLNLPVDVQRRVAAGVLSAGHARALLGVRLEEGAAEAQEQLAERIVAEGLSVRSTEEAVTLLNRGQAPRPAKREPAPQPEFLTQAAHRLADEWDTRVSVTMGKRKGKIVVEFGDRDDFERIMSLIEGRG; this comes from the coding sequence GTGGCCCAAGAACGCAAAGGCGGCCTCGGCCGCGGTCTTGCCGCACTCATTCCGTCCAGCCCCGCCACGACGGACACGACGGGCAAGACGGGGCGCCTCGGGGAGGGCGCCGCTGACGTCATCATAGGTGGCTCCAAGCGCCCCCGGGCAAGCGAAAAGGTCTCAGGTGCCCCGTCGGTTCCCGGTGCCCCCACGGTCAGCCCATCCGCGCCGTCCCCCGCGTCCGTCGCGGTGCCCGTAGGAGCCCGCTACCAGGAGATACCGGTCGGCCAGATTCAGCCGAACCCGAAGCAGCCCCGCCAGGTCTTCGACGATGAGGAACTCGCGGAGCTCGTTCACTCCATCAAGGAATTCGGCCTGCTGCAACCCATCGTAGTGCGCGAGACGCAGGACGGGTTTGAGCTCATTATGGGTGAGCGCCGCTGGCGGGCTGCCTCCCGCGCGGGGTTGAAGCATATCCCGGCGATCGTGCGCGAGACCAACGACGCGGACATGCTGCGCGATGCGCTGCTGGAGAACATCCACCGCGTCCAGCTTAACCCGCTCGAGGAGGCGGCCGCCTACCAGCAGCTGCTGGAGGAGTTCGGGGTAACTCAGGAGCAGCTGGCGGACCGGCTTGGCCGCTCCCGTCCGGTGATCACCAACGCCATTCGGCTCTTGAACTTGCCGGTAGACGTCCAGCGACGCGTCGCCGCCGGGGTACTCAGCGCCGGCCACGCCCGCGCCCTGCTGGGGGTCCGGCTGGAGGAGGGCGCCGCCGAGGCGCAGGAACAGCTCGCCGAGCGAATCGTGGCCGAGGGCCTGAGCGTGCGCTCGACTGAGGAAGCGGTGACCCTGCTCAACCGGGGTCAGGCCCCCCGACCGGCGAAGCGCGAGCCGGCGCCCCAGCCGGAGTTTCTCACGCAGGCGGCGCACCGCCTCGCCGACGAGTGGGACACCCGGGTCTCCGTCACGATGGGAAAGCGGAAAGGAAAGATCGTTGTGGAGTTCGGGGACCGCGACGACTTCGAGCGCATCATGTCGCTCATCGAGGGTAGGGGCTAG
- the rsmG gene encoding 16S rRNA (guanine(527)-N(7))-methyltransferase RsmG, giving the protein MSETTPEGSLEAVPAAARRVFGAGLPLAEAYHASLATVAAQRGFIGPKEVGRLWSRHILNCAVIAEVFEDGAHVADIGSGAGLPGVPLAIARPDLSITLIEPLLKRSMYLSEVVDQLGLSNVRVVRGRAEEQERSLFDVVTSRAVAPLGKLAGWSLPLVRPGGAMVAMKGASVVEEAHRDGDLIEAAGGGMPDILTVGEDLLNEPTTIVRIPRLC; this is encoded by the coding sequence GTGTCGGAGACCACCCCTGAAGGCAGCTTAGAAGCTGTCCCCGCGGCCGCGCGCCGTGTCTTTGGTGCGGGCCTGCCGCTAGCTGAGGCGTATCACGCCTCGCTGGCCACAGTGGCGGCGCAGCGCGGCTTCATCGGCCCCAAAGAGGTGGGCCGGCTCTGGAGCCGGCATATCCTCAACTGCGCGGTGATCGCGGAGGTATTCGAAGACGGGGCGCACGTAGCCGACATTGGCTCGGGCGCCGGGCTTCCCGGTGTCCCGCTTGCGATCGCGCGGCCGGACCTGTCTATCACCCTCATCGAGCCCCTGCTCAAGCGCTCCATGTACCTTTCAGAAGTGGTTGACCAGCTCGGACTGTCCAACGTCCGCGTGGTGCGGGGCCGGGCGGAAGAGCAGGAGCGGTCGCTTTTCGACGTCGTCACCTCCCGCGCCGTCGCCCCGCTGGGAAAACTCGCTGGCTGGTCCTTGCCTCTCGTGCGCCCGGGAGGCGCGATGGTGGCGATGAAAGGCGCAAGCGTGGTCGAAGAAGCCCACCGCGACGGCGATCTGATCGAGGCGGCGGGTGGTGGAATGCCGGACATTCTCACCGTAGGCGAGGACCTGCTGAATGAACCTACAACGATCGTGCGCATCCCGCGGCTTTGCTAA
- the yidC gene encoding membrane protein insertase YidC, with amino-acid sequence MLNFIYWPISAVLWFWHKIFGAMFSPDSGFSWILAIVFLTFTIRVVLVKPMVNQMRSARKMQEMQPKMQEIRAKYKNDQQKMAQETQKLYKEMGTNPLASCIVPLVQMPVFLGLFHVLRSFNRTGTGPGSLGMSVEDNRNTANYLFSPEDVRSFLDADFFGVPLSAYMSMPESAFAAFTGLDFSRANIIAVCLPLVILSAVFTHLNARLSISRQNERRASGKVNVPTGDSAQMMETQMQMMNKMMLWIFPVMILGSGFLWHIGLLFYMLANNVWTFFQTRIVFDKMDKEEAAEEEAKRAAKAASAPQVGARRVDKRSKKQRRQGM; translated from the coding sequence GTGCTGAATTTCATCTATTGGCCTATCTCAGCGGTGCTGTGGTTCTGGCACAAGATCTTCGGAGCGATGTTCTCGCCTGATTCCGGTTTTTCCTGGATCCTGGCCATCGTCTTCCTTACCTTCACCATCCGCGTCGTGCTGGTCAAGCCGATGGTGAATCAAATGCGCTCCGCGCGCAAGATGCAGGAAATGCAGCCGAAGATGCAGGAAATCCGCGCCAAGTACAAAAACGACCAGCAGAAGATGGCGCAGGAAACCCAGAAGCTGTACAAGGAGATGGGCACCAACCCGCTCGCGTCGTGCATCGTGCCTCTCGTGCAGATGCCGGTCTTCCTCGGCCTGTTCCATGTGCTGCGCTCCTTCAACCGCACCGGCACGGGCCCGGGTTCGCTGGGCATGAGCGTTGAGGACAACCGCAACACGGCAAACTACCTCTTCTCGCCCGAGGACGTGCGCTCCTTCCTCGACGCCGACTTCTTCGGGGTCCCGCTGTCGGCGTACATGTCCATGCCGGAGAGCGCCTTCGCCGCGTTCACGGGCCTGGACTTCAGCCGCGCGAACATCATCGCGGTCTGTCTCCCCCTCGTGATCCTTTCCGCCGTGTTCACTCACCTCAACGCCCGCCTGTCCATTTCTCGGCAGAACGAGCGTCGCGCATCCGGCAAGGTCAACGTCCCCACGGGTGACAGTGCCCAGATGATGGAAACCCAGATGCAGATGATGAACAAGATGATGCTGTGGATCTTCCCGGTGATGATCTTGGGCTCGGGCTTCCTGTGGCACATCGGTTTGCTCTTCTACATGCTGGCCAACAACGTGTGGACTTTCTTCCAAACCCGAATCGTCTTCGACAAGATGGATAAAGAAGAAGCCGCCGAAGAGGAGGCCAAGCGCGCCGCCAAGGCCGCCTCCGCACCCCAAGTGGGAGCGCGCCGCGTGGACAAGAGGTCCAAGAAGCAGCGCCGCCAGGGCATGTAA
- the yidD gene encoding membrane protein insertion efficiency factor YidD, translated as MAYYNFLGAEIPPARGPAARALVRLVRLYQKFLSPLKMAGTCRFVPVCSAYALEAVARHGAVKGGAYAAGRVCKCGPWHPGGYDPVPGSVDKL; from the coding sequence ATGGCCTACTACAACTTCCTCGGCGCGGAAATCCCCCCAGCGCGGGGCCCGGCAGCGCGGGCGCTGGTGAGGCTGGTGCGCCTTTACCAAAAATTCCTCTCACCCCTTAAGATGGCGGGCACGTGCCGTTTCGTGCCTGTGTGCAGCGCTTACGCGCTGGAGGCGGTGGCGCGCCACGGAGCAGTAAAGGGTGGTGCCTACGCCGCCGGCCGTGTGTGCAAGTGCGGTCCCTGGCACCCGGGCGGGTATGACCCGGTCCCGGGGAGCGTCGACAAGCTGTGA
- a CDS encoding ParA family protein, with amino-acid sequence MMDEQPGQTGSLGEPQWDDTPIAAAARRAARFSSGSVQLDKPAAPRVFTVANQKGGVGKTTTSVNLAAALSRQGLKVLVVDLDPQGNSSTALGVEHRAGTISTYELLIGEAEAAEAAQPSPGNDNLLCIPATIDLAGAEIELVSLVRREYRLHDALRRGYIEEQGFDYVFIDCPPSLGLLTINAMTAVDEVLIPIQCEYYALEGVGQLLGNIGMIREHLNHNLHISAVLLTMFDARTRLSEEVAAEVRNQFGQVVLRNVIPRSVKVSEAPGYGQTVVDYDPGSRGALAYFDAARELASRGDYQPHETTGPIGVSPEVARQLSEEQE; translated from the coding sequence ATGATGGACGAACAGCCGGGGCAAACTGGCTCTTTGGGCGAGCCCCAGTGGGACGACACGCCCATAGCCGCAGCCGCACGTCGCGCTGCGCGCTTTTCCAGCGGTTCCGTTCAGCTCGACAAACCGGCCGCCCCCAGGGTCTTTACGGTCGCGAACCAAAAGGGTGGCGTCGGCAAGACGACGACCTCGGTCAACCTTGCCGCCGCGCTCTCGCGCCAAGGCCTGAAGGTGTTGGTAGTAGACCTCGACCCGCAGGGCAATTCCTCGACGGCGCTGGGCGTGGAGCACCGCGCCGGCACGATATCGACGTACGAGCTGCTCATCGGTGAGGCGGAGGCGGCGGAGGCTGCCCAACCCAGCCCGGGCAACGACAACCTGTTGTGCATCCCCGCGACGATCGACCTCGCGGGTGCGGAAATCGAGCTCGTCAGCCTAGTGCGGCGCGAGTATCGGCTGCACGACGCGCTGCGGCGGGGATACATTGAGGAACAGGGTTTCGATTACGTGTTTATCGACTGCCCGCCCTCCCTCGGCCTGCTGACCATCAACGCGATGACCGCCGTGGACGAAGTTCTTATCCCCATCCAGTGCGAGTACTACGCCTTGGAGGGCGTGGGCCAGCTGCTGGGCAACATCGGCATGATCCGCGAGCACCTGAACCACAACCTGCACATCTCGGCGGTTCTGCTCACGATGTTCGACGCCCGCACGAGGCTCTCGGAAGAAGTCGCCGCGGAGGTGCGCAACCAGTTCGGCCAGGTGGTGCTGCGCAACGTCATCCCCCGTTCCGTGAAGGTGTCCGAGGCCCCTGGGTATGGTCAAACGGTCGTGGATTATGACCCGGGTTCGCGCGGAGCCCTGGCCTACTTTGACGCGGCCCGCGAACTCGCCTCGCGCGGGGACTACCAGCCGCACGAAACCACCGGTCCCATCGGTGTCAGCCCTGAAGTGGCACGCCAACTAAGCGAAGAGCAGGAGTAA
- the rpmH gene encoding 50S ribosomal protein L34 translates to MSKRTYQPNNRRRARKHGFRARMRTRAGRAIVSARRRKGRSELTA, encoded by the coding sequence GTGTCTAAGCGGACCTACCAGCCGAATAACCGCCGTCGTGCTCGCAAGCACGGCTTCCGCGCCCGCATGCGCACCCGCGCCGGCCGCGCCATCGTTTCCGCCCGCCGCCGCAAGGGTCGCTCCGAGCTGACCGCCTAG